From one Phocaeicola salanitronis DSM 18170 genomic stretch:
- the surE gene encoding 5'/3'-nucleotidase SurE — MLSKAIWEYKYNKEYDKKRPLLLLSNDDGVNAKGIHELIRALRPVGDLIVVAPDGPRSGSAGAITSAYPVRYALLQQESGLSVYKCSGTPVDCVKLALHAIVPAVPDLVVGGINHGDNSSVNVHYSGTMGVVIEGCLKGIPSIGFSLCNHQADADFSPVLPYVRRIVEETLEKGLPEGICLNVNFPDTPDLEGVLICRQTHGVWTREFVKADHPRGGNYYWLTGEYRNLEPNAEDTDHWALEHNYVAVTPTQVDVTAYAVMRELKTWNFNV, encoded by the coding sequence AATAAGGAGTATGACAAAAAAAGACCTCTTTTGCTTCTGTCGAACGATGACGGCGTGAATGCAAAGGGAATACATGAACTGATACGTGCCTTGCGTCCGGTGGGCGACTTGATAGTCGTGGCGCCCGACGGTCCCCGCTCGGGGTCTGCCGGCGCGATTACTTCTGCTTATCCGGTGCGTTACGCATTGCTTCAGCAAGAAAGCGGGCTTTCCGTCTATAAATGTTCGGGCACGCCGGTGGATTGTGTGAAACTGGCGTTGCATGCCATTGTGCCTGCCGTTCCGGATTTGGTGGTCGGCGGAATCAACCATGGCGACAACTCATCGGTGAACGTGCATTATTCGGGAACAATGGGAGTGGTGATTGAAGGATGCTTGAAGGGCATTCCGTCTATCGGCTTTTCGTTGTGCAATCATCAGGCGGACGCCGATTTCTCGCCGGTCTTGCCCTACGTGCGCCGCATTGTGGAAGAGACATTGGAAAAAGGGCTTCCCGAAGGGATTTGCCTGAATGTCAACTTTCCGGATACGCCCGACTTGGAGGGGGTATTGATTTGCCGCCAGACACATGGCGTGTGGACACGTGAGTTTGTGAAAGCCGACCATCCGCGGGGAGGGAATTATTATTGGCTTACCGGCGAATACCGTAATCTGGAACCGAATGCGGAAGATACGGACCATTGGGCGTTGGAGCATAATTATGTAGCGGTTACGCCTACACAAGTGGATGTGACGGCGTATGCGGTGATGCGTGAACTGAAAACGTGGAACTTTAATGTGTGA